In one window of Arctopsyche grandis isolate Sample6627 chromosome 6, ASM5162203v2, whole genome shotgun sequence DNA:
- the Cad96Cb gene encoding protocadherin Fat 4-like Cad96Ca produces the protein MITARPIVMALDFREYHSLLSFSLKIFILLVFTKALRVQGVQDSRCYLESGGSVESFFVSEDLAVGSIVGVLGIHGDPHEQIGNIALSLKEIDSPVRIAPGSKNLTLARPLDKEGVLGPSSVYVNVICDRKRTSDPGFEIPVSIRVTDANDNAPVWVNAPYRLRVAELTAPGSRALHAAKATDRDQLGPFSTVEYKVLPGPYQDYFTFENSLEGTLVLRKALDFETLPNFTIGLRAQDQGNPPNFSDTVLYVEVLDSDDQNPKFLDDGYTAILPDRASQGSQVMISPKEISAIDQDTGINAALFYTFNIDHPSFNIDKESARVSVAREILDDDLLMPVTLVVRATQYDNPDRYALATLTISKQSVARKPVHFSQKNYYATVLENLPINSVLMTLNTNRLRDRALKYFVSDRKFLTKFAINTAGEVVLRKNLDYEVDDKYTFQVMVTDGLANDTATINITVLNVNDWDPRFRYPQYEFFVNPNLDEAANGLPILIGKVEAADGDRGDVVMLTLRGADASLFYITDQGEIFLRENALSLVNSSIVHVVAMATDTGAPPRQTSVPLIVHFSEALMSVTNAATFSGNSMLLIIIFGTILGLLGIVIVILIGYIYKVKRPKSGGNKVGTGFVQHEKLPPPHNVAGAGTGLHAPGSNHSTSNNLAALTGALGAASGSLLSVSAGASTILANSSSSLNVNGQDADHNGGAFSDGNSHPNTLPRGIMARASQRFPHRGGVSPGPGMAIGGGGAGVGALPPGGPQAALMSNHLTTAGGGRSGVAWPAATIPARVKKLSWDDDDPKIENGGLDIADPNNPNSSEHLNLTVYF, from the exons GAGTTCAAGACAGCAGATGCTACTTGGAAAGTGGTGGTTCAGTGGAAAGTTTTTTTGTTAGTGAGGATTTGGCGGTTGGATCTATTGTtg GTGTTTTGGGTATACACGGAGATCCACATGAACAAATAGGTAACATAGCTTTAAGTTTGAAAGAAATTGACAGTCCTGTAAGAATAGCACCTGGTTCCAAGAACCTCACTCTGGCTAGACCTTTAGACAAGGAAGGTGTTCTTGGTCCTTCATCAGTATATGTAAACGTCATTTGTGATAGAAAAAGAACTAGTGATCCT GGTTTTGAAATCCCAGTATCAATCCGAGTTACAGACGCCAATGACAATGCTCCAGTTTGGGTGAACGCTCCATATCGGTTGAGGGTTGCTGAGTTGACAGCACCTGGTAGTCGTGCTCTGCATGCAGCGAAAGCAACTGATCGAGATCAACTAGGACCTTTCTCGACTGTGGAGTACAAAGTCTTACCTGGACCCTATCAA gACTATTTCACGTTCGAGAACTCATTGGAAGGCACTCTAGTGCTGAGGAAAGCACTGGATTTCGAAACACTTCCTAATTTTACTATTGGTCTTCGAGCTCAAGATCAAGGCAATCCGCCGAATTTTTCTGATACTGTACTTTACGTTGAAGTATTGGACTCGGATGATCAAAATCCGAAGTTTTTAGACGATGGATATACTGCTATTCTTCCAGATAGAGCCAGTCAG GGTTCTCAAGTGATGATCTCGCCTAAAGAAATATCTGCCATCGATCAAGATACTGGAATCAACGCTGCTCTTTTTTATACTTTCAATATAGATCATCCCAGTTTTAATATAGATAAAGAAAGTGCTAGAGTTTCCGTTGCCAGGGAAATTTTAGATGATGATTTACTAATGCCGGTCACTTTGGTTGTTCGG GCGACCCAATATGATAATCCTGATCGTTATGCTCTAGCAACGCTTACGATCAGTAAACAATCAGTTGCTAGAAAGCCTGTacatttttcacaaaaaaattactACGCCACTGTATTGGAAAATCTACCAATCAATTCCGTCCTCATGACATTAAACACGAATAGACTTAGAGATAGA GctcttaaatattttgtatctgATAGGAAATTTTTGACAAAGTTTGCTATCAATACAGCTGGAGAAGTAGTTCTAAGAAAAAATCTAGATTATGAAGTAGATGATAAGTATACCTTTCAAGTGATGGTCACGGATGGACTAGCT aaTGACACTGCAACTATCAACATAACCGTTCTAAATGTCAACGATTGGGATCCACGTTTCCGATACCCTCAATATGAGTTCTTCGTGAATCCTAATTTAGACGAAGCAGCCAACGGCTTGCCAATCCTCATCGGTAAGGTGGAAGCAGCTGACGGCGACAGAGGAGATGTCGTCATGTTGACTTTACGAGGAGCCGATGCAAG tttattttatataactgACCAAGGAGAGATATTCTTACGTGAAAATGCATTATCTTTGGTTAACTCGTCCATTGTACATGTGGTGGCAATGGCTACAGACACCGGTGCACCACCTCGTCAA acaTCGGTCCCTTTAATTGTTCATTTTTCTGAAGCTTTGATGTCGGTCACTAATGCAGCCACCTTCAGCGGAAACAGCATGCTGCTGATCATAATCTTCGGCACAATACTAGGACTGCTGGGAATCGTCATCGTAATACTCATAGGCTATATTTATAAAGT AAAACGTCCAAAATCCGGTGGTAATAAAGTCGGAACAGGATTTGTACAACATGAAAAGTTGCCTCCTCCTCATAACGTGGCCGGTGCTGGTACAGGACTCCACGCGCCAGGATCGAACCACAGTACTTCCAATAACTTGGCGGCCCTCACTGGAGCTTTGG GAGCAGCCTCGGGGTCGTTACTGAGCGTCAGCGCAGGAGCAAGCACAATATTGGCAAACTCGAGCAGCAGTTTGAACGTCAACGGCCAAGACGCAGATCACAACGGTGGTGCTTTTTCGGATGGCAACAGCCATCCAAATACCCTGCCACGAG GTATAATGGCGCGAGCATCTCAACGGTTTCCTCATCGCGGAGGGGTGTCTCCTGGTCCTGGGATGGCGATAGGGGGCGGAGGCGCCGGAGTGGGGGCGCTGCCCCCCGGAGGCCCCCAAGCGGCCCTCATGAGCAACCACTTGACCACCGCAGGGGGAGGCAGGTCAGGGGTCGCGTGGCCGGCCGCCACCATACCAGCAAGGGTGAAGAAACTCAGCTGGGACGATGACGATCCCAAA ATTGAAAACGGTGGTTTGGACATTGCAGATCCTAACAATCCTAATTCGTCAGAGCACTTGAATTTGACGGtttacttttaa